A stretch of Nilaparvata lugens isolate BPH chromosome 12, ASM1435652v1, whole genome shotgun sequence DNA encodes these proteins:
- the LOC111057349 gene encoding succinate dehydrogenase assembly factor 2, mitochondrial, with translation MQCLRISKQILGLELQQVCLKYSGRMLRTDGILRSEPEEFFPPSREPSIPRYEEKMNESVEVKRARLLYQSRKRGMLENDILLGNFANDYLQKMDKTELSDYDRLINLPSNDWDIYHWATGIKPTPNEFDNSVMHKLKEYVQSAERLKRLRQPDSFISASN, from the exons ATGCAGTGTCTCCGTATATCAAAGCAAATATTAGGATTAGAACTACAA CAGGTCTGCTTGAAGTACAGTGGTCGCATGTTGAGAACAGATGGCATTCTGCGAAGTGAGCCTGAGGAATTCTTTCCTCCTAGTCGCGAGCCATCTATTCCTAGATACGAAGAGAAAATGAACGAATCAGTGGAGGTAAAGAGAGCAAG GTTGTTGTACCAATCAAGAAAGCGAGGAATGCTGGAGAACGATATACTTCTGGGCAATTTCGCCAACGACTATCTGCAGAAAATGGACAAAACCGAACTGAGCGACTACGATCGACTCATCAATTTGCCCTCCAATGACTGGGACATCTACCATTGGGCAACTGGCATCAAACCCACGCCAAACGAATTCGACAACAGTGTCATGCACAAGCTCAAGGAGTATGTTCAGAGCGCCGAAAGGCTTAAGAGGCTCCGTCAACCTGACTCCTTCATCAGCGCttctaattaa